From one Budorcas taxicolor isolate Tak-1 chromosome 21, Takin1.1, whole genome shotgun sequence genomic stretch:
- the TJP1 gene encoding tight junction protein ZO-1 isoform X5, with translation MKINGTVTENMSLTDAKTLIERSKGKLKMVVQRDERATLLNVPDLSDSIHSADASERDDISEIQSLASDHSGRSHERPPRHSRSRSPDQRSEPSDHSRHSPQQPSSGSLRSREEERISKPGAVSTPVKHADDHTPKTVEEVVVERNEKQAPNLPEPKPVYAQVGQPDVDLPVSPSDGVLPNSTHEDGILRPSMKLVKFRKGDSVGLRLAGGNDVGIFVAGVLEDSPAAKEGLEEGDQILRVNNVDFTNIIREEAVLFLLDLPKGEEVTILAQKKKDVYRRIVESDVGDSFYIRTHFEYEKESPYGLSFNKGEVFRVVDTLYNGKLGSWLAIRIGKNHKEVERGIIPNKNRAEQLASVQYTLPKTAGGDRADFWRFRGLRSSKRNLRKSREDLSAQPVQTKFPAYERVVLREAGFLRPVTIFGPIADVAREKLAREEPDIYQIAKSEPRDAGTDQRSSGIIRLHTIKQIIDQDKHALLDVTPNAVDRLNYAQWYPIVVFLNPDSKQGVKTMRMRLCPESRKSARKLYERSHKLRKNNHHLFTTTINLNSMNDGWYGALKEAIQQQQNQLVWVSEGKADGATSDDLDLHDDRLSYLSAPGSEYSMYSTDSRHTSDYEDTDTEGGAYTDQELDETLNDEVGTPPESAITRSSEPVREDSSGMHPDHQAYPPYSPQAQPQPGHRIDSPGFKTASQQKAEASSPGPYLSPETNPAPSASAVNPHVDLTNVRLEEPSPAPPSSDSPHADSLRAPGTEAAHVQLRGPEPSLSSHVGPAKVYRKDPYPEETRQNHVLKQPAAAHPGQRPDKEQGLSYEPQPPYTERQAGRELEQPAYRYDASGYPEQFARNYDPRLRYDDRLLTYEEQWPYYDDKQPYQPRPLDGQPPAEPTERGYFPRFEEPVSLSYEGRPHYDPLPRTSTLRHEEPPAPAPGYDVHGRYRPDTQPYSTTGPKVPPEPKPYLDQYSRSYEPVPAQGFPSRAGPGHYEPLHSTTLAPPLGPSSQHKPEAAPTGTKPLPPPPAPAEEEEDPAMKPQSVLTRVKMFENKRSASMENRKDESHSTSFKPPEVTSKPAGAPVPGPKAPAPSQLGEHDRAAHRIPEPQRPHVKPPEDIVRANHYDPEEDEEYYRKQLSYFDRRSFEAKPPTHVPASHLSEPTRPAHPQSQPQFAGYSSKGKAAEAEAVDRSFGEKRYDPLQATPPPPPLPAQYSQGAQPSANTALGLHAHTKGPHGEGNAMSLDFQNSLVSKPDPPPSQNKPAAYRPAPREDAVQSAFYPQKSFPEKAPANGVEQTQKTVTPAYNRFTPKPYTSSARPFERKFESPKFNHNLLPNETTHKPDLSSKAPASPKTLLKSAQPPEFDSGVETFSVHTDNKLKYQVNSVSTGPRAVPVSPSAVEEDEDEDGHTVVATARGVFNSNGGVLSSIETGVSIIIPQGAIPEGVEQEIYFKVCRDNSILPPLDKEKGETLLSPLVMCGPHGLKFLKPVELRLPHCASMTPDGWSFALKSSDSSSGDPKTWQNKCLPGDPNYLVGANCVSVLIDHF, from the exons TCTCCGGagcagagaagaagagagaatttCTAAACCTGGGGCTGTCTCAACTCCGGTAAAGCATGCAGATGATCACACACCTAAAACAGTGGAAGAAGTTGTAGTTGAGCGAAATGAGAAGCAAGCACCGAATCTTCCAG agCCAAAGCCTGTGTATGCCCAGGTAGGACAGCCAGACGTGGATTTACCTGTCAGTCCATCTGATGGCGTCCTGCCCAATTCGACTCATGAAGATGGCATTCTTCG GCCCAGCATGAAGTTAGTAAAATTCAGGAAAGGAGATAGTGTGGGTCTTCGGCTAGCTGGTGGAAACGATGTTGGCATATTTGTAGCTGGTGTTCTCGAAGACAGCCCTGCTGCCAAAGAAGGCTTGGAGGAGGGTGACCAGATCCTCAGG GTAAACAATGTAGACTTCACAAATATCATAAGAGAAGAAGCTGTCCTCTTCCTGCTTGACCTCCCGAAAGGAGAAGAAGTGACCATATTGGCTCAGAAGAAGAAAGATG tTTATCGTCGCATTGTAGAATCCGATGTGGGTGATTCTTTCTATATTAGAACCCATTTTGAATATGAGAAGGAATCTCCCTATGGACTCAGTTTTAACAAAGGAGAGGTGTTCCGTGTTGTGGATACTCTGTACAATGGGAAGCTGGGCTCCTGGCTCGCCATTCGGATTGGCAAAAACCATAAGGAAGTGGAACGTGGCATCATCCCAAACAAGAACAG AGCTGAGCAGTTAGCCAGTGTGCAGTATACACTTCCCAAGACAGCAGGGGGAGACCGTGCCGACTTCTGGAGGTTCCGTGGCCTGCGCAGCTCCAAGAGAAACCTGCGCAAGAGCCGAGAAGACCTCTCGGCCCAGCCAGTCCAGACCAAGTTCCCGGCGTATGAGAGGGTGGTTCTTCGAGAAG CTGGATTCCTGAGGCCTGTAACCATCTTTGGACCAATAGCTGATGTTGCCAGGGAGAAGCTGGCAAGAGAGGAGCCAGATATTTACCAGATCGCAA AAAGTGAACCTCGGGATGCCGGAACCGACCAGCGCAGCTCTGGCATTATTCGCCTCCACACAATAAAGCAGATAATAGATCAG GACAAACATGCCTTACTGGATGTAACGCCCAATGCGGTCGACCGTCTGAACTATGCCCAGTGGTATCCAATCGTGGTATTCCTGAACCCAGACTCGAAGCAGGGTGTGAAGACAATGCGGATGAGGTTGTGTCCAGAATCTCGGAAAAGCGCCAGGAAGTTATATGAGCGGTCTCATAAACTTCGTAAAAATAATCACCATCTTTTTACAA CTACAATTAACTTAAATTCAATGAATGATGGCTGGTATGGTGCATTGAAAGAAGCAATCCAACAACAACAGAACCAGTTGGTATGGGTTTCTGAGGGAAAG GCGGACGGTGCTACAAGTGATGACCTTGATTTGCATGATGATCGCCTGTCCTACCTGTCAGCCCCAGGTAGTGAATACTCAATGTATAGCACGGACAGTAGACACACTTCTGACTATGAAGACACAGATACAGAAGGCGGGGCCTACACTGATCAAGAACTAGATGAGACCCTAAATGATGAGGTGGGGACTCCCCCGGAGTCTGCCATTACCCGGTCCTCTGAGCCTGTCAGAGAGGACTCCTCTGGAATGCATCCTGACCACCAGGCATATCCTCCCTACTCACCACAAGCGCAGCCACAGCCAGGCCATAGAATAGACTCCCCTGGATTTAAAACAGCCTCTCAACAG AAAGCAGAAGCCTCATCTCCAGGCCCTTACCTTTCGCCTGAAACAAACCCGGCACCATCAGCCTCTGCTGTTAATCCTCACGTAGACTTAACTAATGTCAGACTGGAGGAGCCGAGCCCAGCTCCCCCCTCCTCTGACTCACCACACGCCGACTCTTTACGAGCTCCAGGCACTGAGGCCGCTCACGTGCAGCTCAGAGGTCCAGAGCCGTCCCTGTCGTCGCATGTGGGCCCAGCAAAG GTGTACAGGAAGGACCCCTACCCTGAGGAGACGAGACAGAACCACGTCTTGAAGCAGCCGGCTGCGGCTCACCCTGGGCAGAGGCCAGACAAGGAGCAAGGCCTGAGCTATGAGCCGCAGCCTCCGTACACAGAGCGGCAGGCTGGCAGGGAGTTGGAGCAACCCGCATACAGATATGATGCCTCTGGCTACCCAGAGCAGTTTGCTCGGAACTATGACCCCCGTCTGCGCTATGACGACCGCCTCCTCACCTACGAGGAGCAGTGGCCCTACTACGACGACAAGCAGCCTTACCAGCCCCGGCCTCTTGATGGTCAGCCTCCCGCGGAGCCAACAGAACGAGGGTATTTCCCCCGTTTTGAGGAGCCGGTGTCCCTGTCCTATGAAGGCCGACCACACTACGACCCACTGCCCAGGACCTCTACCTTGCGGCACGAAGAGccgcctgcccctgcccctgggtACGACGTGCACGGAAGGTACCGGCCTGACACGCAGCCCTACTCCACCACTGGCCCCAAGGTGCCCCCTGAGCCCAAGCCGTACTTGGACCAGTACTCTCGGAGTTACGAGCCAGTGCCAGCCCAGGGCTTCCCCTCCAGGGCAGGCCCAGGCCACTATGAGCCTCTTCACAGCACCACGCTTGCTCCGCCACTTGGCCCCTCGTCCCAGCACAAGCCTGAAGCCGCGCCCACAGGCACCAaacccctgcctccacccccgGCTCCAGCCGAGGAGGAGGAAGACCCAGCCATGAAGCCACAATCCGTGCTCACCAGAGTGAAGATGTTTGAGAACAAGAGGTCTGCTTCCATGGAGAACAGGAAGGATGAGAGCCATTCCACTAGTTTCAAG CCCCCAGAAGTCACGTCAAAACCGGCAGGTGCTCCTGTCCCAGGTCCCAAAGCCCCTGCTCCGAGTCAGCTTGGTGAACACGACAGAGCGGCACACAG GATCCCTGAACCACAGAGGCCTCATGTGAAGCCACCTGAAGACATCGTTCGGGCAAATCACTATGACCCCGAGGAGGATGAGGAGTACTACCGGAAGCAGCTCTCCTACTTCGATCGGAGAAGCTTCGAGGCCAAGCCCCCCACCCACGTCCCCGCTAGCCACCTCTCCGAGCCCACCAGGCCGGCTCACCCCCAATCTCAGCCACAGTTTGCCGGTTACTCTTCCAA GGGGAAggctgctgaggctgaagctgtgGACAGGTCGTTCGGGGAGAAGCGCTATGACCCACTGCAGGCGACGCCCCCACCTCCGCCGCTGCCCGCTCAGTACAGCCAGGGTGCTCAGCCCAGCGCCAACACGGCTCTTGGCCTCCACGCACACACCAAGGGGCCTCACGGTGAAG GTAATGCCATGTCGTTGGATTTTCAGAACTCATTAGTGTCCAAACCGGACCCACCTCCATCTCAGAATAAGCCAGCAGCTTACAGACCAGCCCCCCGAGAGGACGCTGTCCAGTCTGCCTTCTACCCCCAAAAGAGTTTCCCAGAGAAAGCCCCAGCTAATGGGGTCGAGCAGACGCAGAAAACCGTCACGCCAGCATACAATCGATTCACACCAAAACCATACACAAGCTCTGCACGGCCATTTGAACGCAAGTTTGAAAGTCCTAAATTCAACCACAATCTTCTGCCGAATGAAACCACGCACAAACCTGACCTGTCCTCCAAAGCCCCCGCTTCTCCAAAAACCCTCCTGAAGTCTGCACAGCCTCCTGAGTTTGACAGTGGCGTGGAGACCTTCTCTGTCCACACCGACAACAAGCTGAAATACCAAGTAAACAGTGTTAGCACGGGACCGAGAGCAGTGCCCGTGAG TCCCTCAGCCGTGGAGGAGGATGAAGATGAAGACGGTCACACAGTGGTGGCTACTGCCCGTGGTGTGTTTAACAGCAATGGTGGGGTGCTGAGCTCCATTGAGACCGGTGTCAGCATCATCATCCCCCAGGGAGCCATTCCCGAGGGGGTGGAACAGGAGATCTACTTCAAGGTCTGCCGGGACAACAGCATCCTGCCGCCTTTGGACAAAGAGAAGG gtgaGACCCTGCTAAGCCCCTTAGTGATGTGTGGGCCCCATGGCCTCAAGTTCCTGAAGCCGGTGGAGCTGCGCCTACCACACTGTGCGTCCATGACTCCTGACGGTTGGTCTTTTGCTCTAAAATCATCCGACTCCTCGTCGG gtGATCCTAAAACCTGGCAAAACAAGTGTCTTCCTGGAGATCCAAATTATCTTGTTGGCGCAAACTGTGTTTCTGTCCTGATTGACCACttttaa